One Takifugu rubripes chromosome 19, fTakRub1.2, whole genome shotgun sequence genomic window carries:
- the LOC115246795 gene encoding protein IWS1 homolog — translation MISRMKVALEEDRILNSQRKPAVRKLCLLPQVLELIKKSNFVETFIKYGLLTEIKKWISPLHDGCLPALPIRVRLLNLLAELPISDPYLLMHSGIRHTVGILLSHPDETQANKTVIRQLINKWVIEMFGQSLEDRELRREKSRRRDVQPQSQPDSSVEETPPPNPVNSWREDPGTLESGDNRDTEVSGHYSRARLPSLSQKVYTVRPLWNLKSTSGWCPVMQQQAMLAKHKKRMFQKSSSEKKRGKK, via the exons ATGATCAGCAGGATGAAGGTGGCCCTTGAG GAGGACCGGATACTGAACAGCCAGAGAAAGCCAGCAGTGAGAAAACTGTGCCTGCTTCCGCAAGTCTTGGAACTCATCAAGAA ATCAAACTTTGTTGAGACCTTCATCAAGTATGGCCTGTTAACAGAGATCAAAAAGTGGATCAGCCCTCTCCATGACGGGTGCCTCCCAGCACTGCCGATCCGGGTGAGGCTGCTGAATCTTCTGGCAGAG CTGCCCATCTCGGACCCTTATCTTCTGATGCACAGCGGCATCAGACACACTGTCGGCATCTTGCTGAGTCACCCCGATGAGACCCAAGCCAACAAAACTGTCATTAGGCAACTCATCA atAAGTGGGTGATTGAAATGTTCGGCCAGTCACTGGAAGATAGGGAGCTGCGGAGAGAGAAAAGTAGGAGGAGAGATGTGCAGCCTCAAAGTCAACCGGACAG tTCAGTGGAAGAAACCCCTCCCCCAAACCCAGTGAATTCATGGAGAGAGGACCCAGG AACTCTGGAGTCAGGTGACAATCGTGACACAGAGGTGTCTGGTCACTACAGCAGAGCCCGGCTTCCGTCGCTGTCCCAAAAGGTGTACACTGTGCGGCCTCTGTGGAACCTCAAGAGCACTTCCGGCTGG TGTCcagtgatgcagcagcaggcGATGCTTGCTAAACACAAGAAAAGGATGTTCCAGAAATCATCCAGTGAGAAGAAAAGAGGCAAGAAGTGA